In Arenicella xantha, the genomic window GCCTGCGGCAACTTTCGGTCAGCGGTCAGCTCAACTTCAACCACCAACGAAAGCTCACCAAGTAATTGTAAAATCACTTCAGGCAGTGCTGCTGGTGGTGCCGACTCCTCAAACTCATCAGGGAGAAACAAGTAATAGTCGTCTTTTTTAGCGCCCTTATATACGTAGCAGTTCATGGTTTTTCTATCGTCGTATGAGTTAAATTATTAAAGTTACACAGCGGATTCTATGAATAAAGCTAAGAAGACTCATGCCTTGCGGATCACAAAGCGTTCAAATTCAGTTCCATTTTCATCATCAGCGGCTACCATCGAATGTGATTCAAGCGTGTGTGGTAGATGCTTTAGCATCGCGTCAAAATCGCCTTTGGCGCTCGGATCAGTAGTCAACACCTCAAGATAGTCCCCGACCAACAAGGCTTTGAGTGCTTGTTTCGCACGCAACAACGGAATCG contains:
- a CDS encoding sulfurtransferase TusA family protein: MKDQFKISHSVDARGLRCPIPLLRAKQALKALLVGDYLEVLTTDPSAKGDFDAMLKHLPHTLESHSMVAADDENGTEFERFVIRKA
- a CDS encoding YcgL domain-containing protein, with amino-acid sequence MNCYVYKGAKKDDYYLFLPDEFEESAPPAALPEVILQLLGELSLVVEVELTADRKLPQADVSQVIGDIQSQGFYLQMPKKDMRAEEAQYFN